CCAGCGTGAAGGCCACGACGTTGTTCGCGCACGAGGCGTTACCCGGCCGCAGCCAGAAACCCACCACCAGCTTGGCTTCTTCCAACACAGCCAAGAGCGGATGCAAACAGGGCTTGGTCCCCAAACGAGTGTAGCCAACGGCCACCCCTTCCTGGTGGCCGTCCTCGTGCAGGAGCCGGGTCGAGTCCAAGTCCAGAGCATAGCCGCCCGGGCGGCTGGGCAACCGTTCCTGACACCAGCGCCACAACGGACGGAACGTGGCCAGGTTTTGGCCGGCGCTGGTGAACCCCTGGAAGAAGCGCGTGAAGGTGGACTGGCTGCCGATGCGCTGGATGGCCAGGAGCACCGGCAACATCACGTCGCGCCGCAGATGCGCGACTTGCGCCAGCTTCTGCGCACCCGCCAGGATACCGCTCAAGAAGCCCAGTGCCAGATCGGCCACGGGAATGGCTTTCTTGCTGTGGCGCTGATGCGGCAGCACTCGGGCCAGCAGCTCGCCGAAGCGGTGCCAATGGAGAAAACCAGCGAACGTCAGCAGTCCGGCCCGTCCGCTGACTTTCTGGTCGGTAAATCCGATTTGGATCGATTGTTCGGGAGTTTGGAGTCTAATGAAGTCGGTCACTGTTTGGTGAGCCGCTTCCCGTGTGGGAATTGATGGTAATGTCATTGTCCATCAACGATTCCCAAATAGTGACCGCTTCGGCTACTGAATAGTCACGGCTTAGCGCGTGCCAACCATCCTGCGGAGGACTCCCTCTTTGCTCGAGGAATTTTACAAAATCCAGGACCTCCTTCTGTAAGGACGGCGGAAGTGTCTTGGTTTTCTCAAATATCCGTTCAGCAGTACTCACGATCCGATAATGTGTGCCGTCCAATGCAGCGTCAAGCCTCGTGGACGCTAGCGTTTGCTGAGCACCGTCATCAATTCCAATGAAATCCCCTGCCTGCCCCACCTTGCTGTTCGCAATGCTTGCCTGGAGCGTCCTAGGCATCACCGGCCAGACCGCGCCCGCTGCGCCTTCGGATACACCCGCCACAATCATCCGCGGTCGCGTGCTGGACGAGGCGCGTCGGCCTGCCCCTTATGTCTGGGTTCAAGTCCAGACGCTCGACCCCACTGCCGCGCCCGACTTGCGAACCGGTGGTTGGGCCTTGGCGAGCACGAACTCGGACGCGGACGGCGAGTTCGCACTCTCCGTTGATAGATTGCCGCCCACATGGACGCTCCTCGCGCTTCAAGGTGAAAACGTCGCGTGGCACGAGCACACGTTATCCATCGATCCTCCCGGCGCGCGACCCATCACTCTCGATCTGCGCCCATGGCCTCGGATCAACGGTTTGATTCGCGCGCTGGATGAGTCGCTGCTCGGCTACTCGGTCGCCATCGAGGTGGAGTCCACGGCGACGCGCGCCATCCCTGCGCTCGCATCCGTGCCGGCAAGCGTGGCGATAGGCGGCGAACTCAAACCCGGCCTCGTCGCTGAGGTGTTTCTCATTTCGGACAGTCTGGGAGACGGGTCCCGGATTCTTGACGATGCCTGGTTCACGCGCACACCTCTGTTTCGGCGAATCGAGTCCCAGATTAGCTATCGACAGGCCCCCCGCTTCGGGGAGACCGGCTTAGCCGCCGACTTCGCAGTTCGCTGGTCCGGCATCATCAGGATTCCGACAGCCGGAGAATACACCCTGTCGGTTTTAAGCGATGATGGAGTGCGAATCGTAATTGATGGTCATCCACCGGTGCTGTACGACGATGGAGTCCACGCCGCTCGACTTGCAAGCAAGAATGTGCAGCTCGCCGCTGGCGATCATGAGTTGCTCGTAGAGTACTTCCAGGGAGGATATTCTCCTTCGTTGCGCCTCGCCATCCGGCCTTTGGCGCGAAAACAGGACCCCGCGGAATTTTCGGACACGCTCTAAGGACTGATTTCTTGCAAGGCGTCCAGACCCGGACCTTCAAGATTCATCCCCGCGACAAGGGCCGCTGGCGGACTTATACAACGGCGGACGGCCTGCCGTCCGAAGACATCCGGCGCATCCTTTTCGCGCAAGATGGGGGCGGCTTGGTTCGCGACGGCGCATGGGGTGACGCGATTTGACGGACGGCAGTTTAAAACCCTGAGCCGCGTGGATGGACTGCTCGATGATTCGGTGCTTTCCCTTTGTGAGACCCGGGACGGGTCCCTATGGGTTGGGAGTGCGTCCGGAGCGAACCGAATTAAGGAGGGGCGCATCACGACTTATGCCGCAACCAATGGCTTGGCTGGCGGCGAGATCTTCCACATCGAACAGGGACCTGATGGGCGGATTTGGTTCCGCACCCGCGAGGGTCTCTGCTTCTTCGACGGCCAGCGATTTCAGTCCGTACCTGGGGTTTCCAGAATTGAGGATAGCCTCTTTACCTTTTGGCGGAACAAGCCCCTGGCGGTGGCGCCTAACGGAATGGTTTGGGTTGTTACTAAAGACCGAGGCGAACTGGCGCAATGGGACGGCCAGACGATGAAACCAGTCGCCGCCGACCTTATTCGAACCAACGATTGGATTGATACGCTCCATTTTGATCGCAAGGGAAGGCTTTGGTTTCAGTTGGGAACGCGAGGCTGAGGACGAATCGAAGGTGATCACGCCGGAGCGGTGGCGATGAAGGATGCCCTCCCGGCACAGGCTCCGGCCTCTCACTCAGACACTGACCTCTTCTTCGCTAGAAACTTCAGACGAAGTGTGCCGACGTCGTTTCTTGAACAAGATGATGGCACCTATTGGTTTGGTCTGGGAGGGGGCGGCGCTCTGCGATTAACCGGCCCAACACTCTTTGCTTTCGCCGCGCCAATTCCGCTTCCGAATGGACGGGTGATGGACATTCAAGCGGCGCCTGACGGAGGCATTTGGTTTGCTACTTCGGGCGGGTTGGCACGATACGAGTCTGGTCCGATCACTGCGTTTACGCGCGCGGACGGTCTGCCGTCGAACAACGCAAGTGGGGTAGCGTTCGATGCGAATGGAGTTCTTTGGGTCGGATGTTACTGGGCCCAAGGCTTCAGCGGAGGGTTGTGGAAGTTCGATGGGAACCAATCGTCAGTCCTGGATCGCACCACTGGACTCGAGGGAAGCGCCGTTAATCACATTCGCCGGACCAGTGAAGGGGCCATGTGGTTCAATGACGACTGGGTCAAACAGCAGCAACAATTCATCACAGGAAACGCAGACAGCTTTGAAGGCGTTCAGGCCCTCGCAAACGCGCTGTCAACTGTCGCGGCATACCAGACCTTTCGTGTTCGGGCGCAGAACTTGAGCGCGCTTGCCTTTCGGATTCTGGCGGTGATGCGTGAAAGCGAAAGGTTGTGGAGCGGCGTTCGCCCAGACAGTTTGGCAGTTGAATTCAGGCGCACACTGTGGCGGGAGGCGCTGCTGGGCTGGAAGGACACCATGGAGCGGACCCGCCCGCAGCTCGTGATGGATCGCGCGGAATGCGAATCCAAGGTGCGCCTGCTCAGCGAACTGGAAATAAACATGCGCGAAGCGAACCGGCAGCTCCTTGCCCACGCCGCGCGTGCTGATGCACTCGCCCCACGCAAAGCCTGGGACGAAATCGTCATGCTGAGTGGCCCACGCGCTCGGCGATTGCGTGAGGTAACGGATCGCGGCGAGGCGCTGGGTTTGTTTTGCGTGCGTCCCGTCTGGTTAGTGAACCCAGAAATGGTGAGCCGTGTGTTTCCATTGCGCGCGGGTTTGTTCGATCTGATCGTGTTCGATGAGGCGTCGCAATTGCCTGTCGAGTGCGCCCTGCCGGCGCTCTATCGAGCGCGCCGCACAGTCGTCAGCGGGGACGAAAAGCAGCTTCCACCGACAAGCTTTTTCAGTTCACGGTTCAGCAGCGATGAGGACGAGGAAACGGGTAACTGGTTGGAAA
The sequence above is drawn from the Verrucomicrobiota bacterium genome and encodes:
- a CDS encoding DUF2281 domain-containing protein — encoded protein: MIVAGVSEGAAGAVWPVMPRTLQASIANSKVGQAGDFIGIDDGAQQTLASTRLDAALDGTHYRIVSTAERIFEKTKTLPPSLQKEVLDFVKFLEQRGSPPQDGWHALSRDYSVAEAVTIWESLMDNDITINSHTGSGSPNSDRLH